In one Bartonella grahamii subsp. shimonis genomic region, the following are encoded:
- the htpX gene encoding zinc metalloprotease HtpX — MNIMRTAMLLAFLTALFMGVGYLVGGGNGMVIALLMASGLNFFSYWNSDKIVLRMYGAREVDQHSAPVYYKIVSDLAQRASLPQPKVYVIESAQPNAFATGRNPQNAAVAASRGLLERLSSEEIAGVMAHELAHIEHRDTLTMTLTATIAGAISMLGNFAFFMGGQRSSSEDSHGAGAIGGFIALLVAPFAAMLVQMAISRTREYAADRRGAEICGNPLWLASALRKIADGGHGVYNEEAEHNPATAHLFIINPLSGEGADSLFSTHPATANRIAALYQQAEEMKGALVKSVGWNKEDSIHEKSRGMNYGDFHSGQAHALGEQENSPFQRVTKRPSWLRYENSKRSRL; from the coding sequence ATGAATATAATGCGTACAGCCATGCTTTTGGCTTTTTTAACGGCTCTCTTTATGGGGGTTGGTTATCTTGTTGGAGGGGGCAATGGCATGGTTATTGCTCTTTTGATGGCAAGTGGTTTAAACTTTTTTTCTTATTGGAATTCAGATAAAATCGTTTTACGCATGTACGGGGCGCGTGAAGTTGATCAGCATTCAGCACCGGTTTACTATAAGATTGTAAGCGATTTAGCACAAAGAGCTTCTCTTCCTCAACCAAAAGTTTATGTGATTGAGAGCGCACAGCCGAATGCTTTTGCGACGGGACGTAATCCGCAAAATGCCGCTGTTGCTGCAAGTCGCGGCTTGTTAGAGCGGTTGAGTTCAGAGGAAATTGCCGGCGTTATGGCACACGAGCTCGCACACATTGAGCATCGTGATACCTTAACCATGACTCTAACCGCAACGATTGCAGGAGCAATTTCAATGCTTGGTAATTTTGCTTTCTTTATGGGAGGACAGCGCAGCTCTTCAGAAGATTCTCATGGCGCTGGAGCAATTGGAGGATTTATTGCATTGCTCGTGGCACCTTTTGCGGCGATGCTGGTGCAAATGGCGATTAGTCGTACGCGGGAATATGCTGCGGATCGGAGAGGGGCTGAAATATGTGGTAATCCTTTATGGTTGGCTTCGGCATTGCGTAAGATTGCTGATGGGGGACATGGGGTGTATAATGAAGAAGCAGAGCATAATCCGGCAACCGCGCATCTGTTTATTATTAATCCTTTGAGCGGTGAGGGAGCAGATAGTCTTTTTTCTACACATCCAGCAACTGCAAATCGTATTGCTGCTCTTTATCAGCAAGCAGAAGAGATGAAAGGGGCTCTTGTTAAAAGTGTGGGATGGAATAAAGAAGACAGTATACATGAAAAAAGCAGGGGGATGAACTATGGAGATTTTCATAGTGGCCAGGCTCATGCATTAGGTGAGCAAGAAAACAGTCCTTTTCAACGTGTTACAAAACGTCCTTCTTGGCTTCGTTATGAAAATTCAAAAAGATCTCGTTTATAA
- a CDS encoding DUF1127 domain-containing protein has translation MNILRSYSNWRRYRRTVNALSRLSVYELNDLGICRGNIDSVARRYSRKSS, from the coding sequence ATGAATATTCTACGTTCTTATAGTAATTGGCGCCGTTATCGTCGAACCGTTAATGCATTGAGTCGTCTTTCAGTATATGAACTCAATGATCTTGGCATTTGTCGAGGGAATATTGATTCAGTTGCGCGGCGCTATTCGCGTAAATCTTCCTAA
- a CDS encoding RsmB/NOP family class I SAM-dependent RNA methyltransferase — protein sequence MKHKKAGHVSEKNVPGLAVRQVCVRLLGAVVDKHTPLSGLTDNEHGHPQYLRLSQRDRLLCRAILTASLRHRGQITAALSRLLARPLPSQAFSLQHLLHISVAQILYLDIPDHAAIDLAVRVAKLDPRMRRFSGVVNALLRNIAREAMSLRQQVPTIEGVPAWFGQLLMSAYGTEKALQIIAIQSVEPPFDLTVKSDSVGWAKRLGGVVLPNGSVRLNRLECSVSDLEGYSEGTWWVQDFAAALPACLLGELRGKRVVDLCASPGGKTAQLALQGAQVTAIELSANRVKRLKENMERLHFSVNIWQGDVRNFHPTQLFDAVLLDAPCSSTGTIRRHPDVLWTKSRDDIVKLAALQHDLLVAAIALVKVGGRIVFSNCSLAREEGEDLIEKILSTCNDIVLEPIYPEEMGALAHLLCGGMLRTTPADFCHKNFDAENTAFLGMDGFFAARLRKIA from the coding sequence TTGAAACACAAAAAAGCGGGGCATGTGTCTGAAAAAAATGTTCCAGGATTAGCTGTTCGACAGGTATGTGTGCGTCTTTTAGGGGCGGTCGTTGATAAGCACACGCCTTTGTCTGGTTTGACGGATAATGAACACGGACATCCACAGTATTTAAGACTTTCACAACGAGATCGTTTGTTGTGCCGGGCTATTTTAACAGCTTCATTGCGTCATCGAGGGCAGATTACGGCAGCTCTCTCACGCCTTTTGGCGCGTCCTTTACCTTCACAAGCATTTTCACTCCAGCATCTTTTGCATATCAGTGTTGCACAAATTCTTTATCTTGATATTCCTGATCATGCTGCTATTGATTTAGCAGTGCGTGTGGCGAAACTTGACCCTCGAATGCGTCGTTTTTCAGGGGTGGTGAATGCTCTTTTGCGCAATATTGCACGTGAAGCGATGTCTTTACGCCAACAAGTTCCTACCATTGAAGGTGTGCCAGCGTGGTTCGGACAGCTTTTAATGTCAGCCTATGGAACAGAAAAGGCACTTCAGATTATAGCAATTCAAAGTGTGGAACCCCCTTTCGATTTGACAGTGAAATCTGACAGTGTTGGATGGGCTAAAAGGCTTGGCGGTGTGGTGTTGCCCAATGGTTCTGTTCGATTGAATCGTCTGGAGTGTTCTGTTTCTGATTTAGAAGGCTATAGTGAAGGAACTTGGTGGGTTCAAGATTTCGCTGCAGCGTTGCCTGCTTGTTTACTAGGAGAACTTCGGGGTAAACGAGTTGTTGACCTTTGTGCGAGCCCTGGGGGAAAAACAGCACAATTGGCTTTGCAAGGGGCGCAGGTGACAGCAATTGAGCTTTCTGCTAACCGCGTGAAGCGTTTAAAAGAAAATATGGAACGGCTTCATTTTTCAGTTAACATTTGGCAGGGCGATGTGAGAAATTTCCATCCCACACAGCTTTTTGATGCGGTTCTTCTTGACGCTCCTTGTTCTTCTACAGGAACGATCCGTCGTCATCCAGATGTTTTATGGACTAAATCGAGGGATGATATCGTCAAGTTAGCGGCGTTACAACATGATTTGCTTGTCGCAGCCATTGCTTTGGTAAAGGTGGGGGGGCGGATTGTTTTTTCTAATTGTTCATTGGCAAGAGAAGAAGGTGAAGATCTTATTGAGAAAATTTTATCGACATGCAATGACATTGTTTTAGAACCTATTTATCCAGAAGAAATGGGAGCACTGGCACATTTGCTTTGTGGAGGGATGTTACGTACAACGCCTGCGGATTTTTGTCATAAAAATTTTGATGCTGAGAACACCGCATTTTTAGGAATGGATGGTTTTTTCGCTGCACGCTTACGAAAAATTGCTTAA
- the rpsP gene encoding 30S ribosomal protein S16, translated as MALKIRLSRGGSKKRPYYHIVVADVRSPRDGRFLERVGAWDPMLPKDGPRVKLNEERIQYWLGQGAQPTDRVLRFLDAAGLKKRPTRNNPHKGEPGKKAQERIAAAKQAAEEAAAAAEADSASA; from the coding sequence ATGGCATTGAAAATTCGTTTGTCCCGTGGAGGTTCAAAAAAACGTCCTTACTATCATATCGTCGTTGCAGATGTTCGTAGTCCGCGCGATGGGCGGTTTCTTGAACGTGTTGGTGCATGGGATCCAATGTTGCCTAAAGATGGACCGAGGGTAAAACTTAATGAAGAACGTATCCAATATTGGCTTGGGCAAGGGGCTCAACCAACAGATCGCGTTTTACGGTTTTTAGATGCAGCTGGCTTGAAAAAGCGTCCAACCCGTAATAATCCACATAAAGGTGAACCGGGTAAAAAAGCACAAGAACGTATAGCAGCAGCAAAGCAAGCGGCAGAAGAAGCAGCGGCAGCAGCTGAAGCAGATTCTGCTTCAGCATAA
- a CDS encoding DUF1674 domain-containing protein: MNKKEEKTSKKNTTVVKQQSLSPAAQRALKEAEERRKSAEKKEQPLENGGRGGKDPSRYGDWEIKGRAIDF; the protein is encoded by the coding sequence ATGAATAAAAAAGAAGAGAAAACAAGCAAAAAAAATACAACCGTCGTTAAACAGCAATCTCTTTCTCCCGCAGCACAACGCGCCCTTAAAGAAGCTGAAGAAAGGCGAAAAAGCGCAGAAAAAAAAGAACAACCTTTAGAAAACGGCGGACGCGGCGGCAAAGACCCTTCCCGCTATGGAGATTGGGAAATTAAAGGCCGCGCCATTGATTTTTAA
- the ffh gene encoding signal recognition particle protein produces MFESLQERLGSILSHLTGRGALSDQDVAEALREIRRALLEADVALDVVRSFTDRVREKAVGAEIVKSIKPGQMVVKIVHDELVHILGNESVLSDLNAPAPVVIMMIGLQGSGKTTTTAKLAKRFTDKHNKKVLMASLDTRRPAAQEQLRQLGEQAKLANLPIIAGQLPVDIASRAVQAAKLGGYDVLLLDTAGRNHIDEALMLELTEIKACSLPHEIMLVADSLTGQDAVHLARSFDERVGITGIILTRMDSDGRGGAALSMRAVTGKPIKAIGTGEKIDALEEFHPSRIADRILGMGDIVSLVEKAAETMDHEKAAAFAKKMQAGKFDLNDLAEQLQKMKKLGGMGGIMGMLPGMGKVKEQIAAAGLDDRLFDCQLAIISSMTPQERANPELLKHSRKQRIAKGSGTTAADINKLLKMYRQMADMMKAMGGKGKSGLMGKMLGGLGSKMGFGGMGNLGGNSPAMPDLSGLDPKQFSTLQKQIENGNGGKLLPGLPKRGPTFPGLSNGIADREKFPQHPKKK; encoded by the coding sequence ATGTTTGAATCCTTGCAAGAGCGACTTGGTTCTATCCTGTCTCATTTGACGGGACGTGGTGCTTTGTCGGATCAGGATGTTGCAGAGGCGCTGCGTGAAATTCGTCGCGCTTTATTGGAAGCTGATGTTGCTCTTGATGTTGTACGCTCTTTTACCGATAGAGTTCGGGAAAAAGCTGTTGGAGCCGAAATCGTTAAATCAATTAAACCAGGCCAAATGGTGGTTAAAATTGTTCATGATGAATTGGTTCATATCCTTGGAAATGAAAGCGTTCTGAGTGATTTAAATGCACCAGCTCCAGTTGTGATCATGATGATTGGTTTGCAAGGTTCCGGAAAAACAACCACAACAGCAAAGCTTGCGAAACGTTTCACTGATAAGCATAATAAAAAAGTTCTCATGGCGTCATTAGATACACGTCGTCCCGCTGCACAGGAGCAATTGCGCCAATTGGGAGAACAGGCAAAACTTGCAAACTTGCCTATTATTGCGGGACAGCTGCCCGTTGATATTGCATCACGTGCCGTGCAGGCTGCTAAATTGGGTGGTTATGACGTACTTCTTCTTGACACAGCAGGACGTAATCATATTGATGAAGCTTTGATGCTTGAATTGACTGAAATTAAAGCTTGTTCTCTTCCTCATGAGATTATGTTGGTGGCTGATAGTTTGACGGGGCAAGATGCTGTTCATCTTGCTCGTTCTTTTGATGAACGTGTAGGGATTACAGGGATTATTTTAACACGGATGGATAGCGATGGGCGTGGTGGCGCTGCTCTTTCTATGCGTGCTGTTACAGGGAAACCAATTAAAGCAATTGGAACTGGTGAAAAAATAGATGCTTTAGAAGAATTTCATCCTAGTCGTATTGCTGATCGTATTCTCGGAATGGGAGATATTGTTTCTTTGGTTGAAAAAGCTGCTGAAACAATGGATCATGAGAAAGCTGCTGCTTTTGCAAAAAAAATGCAAGCCGGAAAATTTGATCTGAATGATCTCGCAGAACAGTTGCAGAAAATGAAAAAACTGGGTGGAATGGGTGGTATTATGGGCATGTTGCCAGGAATGGGGAAGGTCAAAGAGCAGATTGCGGCTGCGGGGCTTGATGATCGTTTGTTTGATTGTCAATTGGCCATTATTTCATCTATGACACCGCAAGAGCGGGCAAATCCAGAGCTTTTAAAACATAGCCGCAAACAACGAATTGCTAAGGGATCTGGTACAACGGCAGCTGATATTAATAAACTTTTGAAGATGTATCGCCAAATGGCTGATATGATGAAAGCCATGGGTGGTAAAGGAAAAAGTGGTTTGATGGGAAAAATGTTGGGAGGACTTGGTTCCAAAATGGGTTTTGGTGGTATGGGAAATTTGGGTGGAAATTCTCCAGCTATGCCTGATTTGTCGGGATTGGATCCAAAGCAATTCTCAACGCTTCAAAAGCAAATTGAAAATGGTAATGGAGGGAAGCTCTTGCCCGGACTCCCCAAGCGTGGACCTACATTTCCTGGTCTTTCCAATGGCATTGCCGATAGGGAAAAATTTCCTCAGCATCCTAAGAAAAAATAA
- the purH gene encoding bifunctional phosphoribosylaminoimidazolecarboxamide formyltransferase/IMP cyclohydrolase: MGVVAKNFPIPDLHRVRRVLFSVSDKTGVVAFAQALHATYNVELLSTGGTAKTLIAAGLPVKDVAEITGFPEIMDGRVKTLHPLIHGALLGVREDPSHREAMEKNNIHGIDLLVVNLYPFEETLQSRADNQTILENIDIGGPAMIRAAAKNYAYTGVVTAINDYDLILAELKQHNGCLSLSMRHQLAMRAYAHTAAYDTAIASWFAQDLKIETPSWQSFSGHLESVMRYGENPHQQAAFYRNNEKRFGIATAKLLQGKALSYNNLNDTDAAFELVAEFDPQKTAAVALIKHANPCGVAEGKNLKEAYLKALMCDNVSAFGGIVALNQTLDEECAEEIIKIFTEVIIAPDATMAAREIIAKKKNLRLLITGGVPNPRCGGLLAKTLAGGILVQSRDNVVVDDLKLQVVTKRAPTQDEMRDLQFAFRVAKHVKSNAIVYAKNSATVGIGAGQMSRIDSAKIAASKAAESAQRAGLTETLTKGSVVASDAFFPFADGLLAVAEAGATAVIQPGGSMRDEEVITAADAQGLAMVFTGTRHFRH, encoded by the coding sequence ATGGGTGTTGTTGCCAAAAATTTTCCCATACCTGATCTTCATCGGGTACGTCGTGTTCTCTTTTCTGTGTCTGATAAAACGGGTGTGGTTGCTTTTGCACAAGCCCTTCATGCTACTTACAATGTTGAATTGCTTTCAACAGGAGGAACAGCCAAAACCCTCATAGCTGCTGGTTTACCCGTAAAAGATGTTGCTGAAATTACCGGATTTCCTGAGATAATGGATGGGCGTGTAAAAACACTCCATCCTTTGATTCATGGTGCTTTGTTAGGGGTAAGAGAAGATCCTAGCCATAGGGAAGCTATGGAAAAGAACAATATTCATGGAATTGATCTTTTAGTAGTGAATCTTTATCCTTTTGAAGAGACTCTCCAATCGAGAGCTGATAATCAAACGATTCTTGAAAATATTGATATCGGTGGACCAGCAATGATTCGCGCCGCAGCAAAAAATTATGCTTATACCGGTGTTGTCACAGCGATAAACGACTATGATTTGATTCTAGCTGAATTAAAGCAGCATAATGGATGTTTAAGCTTATCCATGCGTCATCAGTTAGCAATGCGTGCTTATGCACACACCGCAGCTTATGACACGGCAATAGCGTCGTGGTTTGCACAGGATTTAAAAATTGAAACACCATCATGGCAGAGTTTTTCTGGTCATCTTGAAAGTGTTATGCGCTATGGAGAAAATCCACATCAACAGGCGGCATTTTATCGCAATAATGAAAAACGTTTTGGTATTGCAACAGCAAAACTTTTACAAGGCAAAGCGCTTTCTTATAACAATCTGAATGATACAGATGCAGCCTTTGAGCTTGTGGCAGAATTTGATCCGCAAAAAACCGCTGCTGTCGCTCTTATTAAACATGCCAATCCTTGTGGTGTTGCAGAAGGAAAAAATTTGAAAGAAGCTTATTTGAAAGCTCTTATGTGTGATAATGTATCGGCATTTGGTGGAATTGTTGCTCTAAATCAAACCCTTGATGAGGAATGTGCTGAAGAGATTATTAAAATTTTCACAGAAGTGATTATTGCTCCTGATGCCACAATGGCGGCACGTGAAATTATTGCCAAGAAAAAAAATCTTCGTTTGCTCATTACGGGTGGAGTTCCTAATCCACGCTGTGGAGGACTTCTTGCGAAAACACTTGCAGGAGGCATTTTAGTGCAATCACGTGATAATGTGGTGGTTGATGATCTTAAATTACAAGTAGTGACAAAGCGAGCACCAACTCAAGATGAAATGCGTGATCTTCAATTTGCTTTTCGTGTAGCAAAACACGTTAAATCAAATGCTATTGTGTACGCGAAAAATAGCGCAACAGTTGGAATTGGAGCCGGACAAATGAGTCGCATCGATTCAGCAAAAATTGCTGCAAGTAAGGCAGCAGAAAGTGCACAAAGAGCGGGTTTAACAGAAACTCTCACAAAAGGATCAGTTGTTGCATCAGATGCATTTTTTCCTTTTGCAGATGGTTTATTAGCAGTAGCTGAAGCAGGGGCAACAGCAGTCATTCAACCAGGAGGCTCCATGCGTGATGAAGAAGTTATCACTGCTGCTGATGCGCAGGGTTTAGCAATGGTTTTTACAGGAACACGACACTTCCGACATTAA
- a CDS encoding heparinase II/III family protein, producing the protein MAVAVKAPQVKVATCIDTIQNVMRRLWVGPLFRWRFSGFRPHKILAHPMDLHVADPMMAHEFYHGRFAFAGHIVHSGAVSPFSLVPPTLEWEAALHDFHWLRHMEAAGSDLASAHARSLLEDWFDHVGKKVKGLAWSGPVVARRLISWICHSKMLLEGASERFEKRFLRALGLQFRYLRVTICSMEHNDQRLQAAVALTFASLALPVSAAVKKKVQTTLIEELSRQILVDGGHISRSPVILLNLLSDLLSLRHLFMCSNETAPRILIDSVERMLPALRFFIHEDQTLAHFNGVGPLVSERLSTLLELDETGGHPFSCARYSGFQRLKANQTTVLADTGKFPPRSVAQQACSGCLSFEMSSQGHRFIINTGVNPDGREDCRHLGRVTAAHSTATLNDCSVGAFYQKKKNGAPFLFDGPTDVQVRRIEDAEKTGFIASHNGYVRPFNFIHERGLILATNGDMIEGFDRFFMPKKGGKRHKSVQNEQDHVAVRFHLHPQVEVNYDGKRVCLAVKNENVKSEQVWYFISPDADICLEDSIDFAELTGPQRTQQIVLYFRPAFQEKVRWRFIRKAFDKKLEHCSNP; encoded by the coding sequence TTGGCGGTTGCGGTAAAAGCTCCTCAGGTAAAAGTGGCAACATGTATTGATACGATACAGAATGTTATGCGGCGTTTATGGGTTGGACCATTGTTTCGTTGGCGGTTTTCAGGGTTTCGTCCTCATAAAATTTTAGCGCATCCCATGGATTTGCATGTAGCTGACCCTATGATGGCGCATGAGTTTTATCATGGTCGTTTTGCTTTTGCTGGTCACATTGTTCATTCTGGTGCTGTTTCGCCGTTTTCATTGGTTCCACCAACGCTAGAATGGGAAGCGGCTCTACATGATTTTCATTGGTTACGCCATATGGAGGCAGCAGGAAGTGATTTAGCTTCTGCACACGCACGCTCTCTTTTAGAAGATTGGTTTGACCATGTTGGCAAGAAGGTAAAAGGCCTTGCTTGGAGTGGTCCTGTTGTGGCACGGCGCTTGATTTCGTGGATTTGTCATTCGAAAATGTTGTTAGAAGGAGCAAGTGAGCGGTTTGAAAAACGCTTTTTACGTGCGCTTGGTTTGCAATTTCGTTATTTGCGCGTAACAATTTGTAGTATGGAGCACAATGATCAACGTTTACAAGCAGCAGTGGCTTTGACGTTCGCATCTCTTGCTTTGCCTGTTTCTGCGGCAGTGAAAAAAAAGGTACAAACCACACTTATAGAGGAGCTTTCACGTCAAATCCTTGTTGATGGTGGGCATATTTCCCGTAGTCCTGTTATTTTGCTGAATTTGTTATCGGATTTATTGTCGTTACGGCATCTTTTTATGTGTAGCAATGAAACGGCACCACGTATTTTGATTGATTCTGTTGAGCGTATGCTGCCAGCTTTACGATTCTTTATTCATGAGGATCAAACATTGGCGCATTTTAATGGGGTTGGTCCTCTTGTGTCGGAACGGTTATCGACACTTTTGGAGCTTGATGAAACAGGAGGGCACCCTTTTAGTTGTGCTCGTTATTCAGGATTTCAGCGCTTAAAAGCCAATCAAACAACAGTGCTTGCAGATACAGGAAAGTTTCCACCCCGCTCTGTAGCACAGCAGGCTTGTTCGGGGTGTTTGTCTTTTGAAATGTCTTCACAAGGGCACCGTTTTATTATCAATACTGGTGTTAATCCTGATGGGCGCGAAGACTGTCGACATTTAGGGCGTGTTACTGCAGCACATTCAACAGCTACGCTTAATGATTGTTCAGTGGGTGCTTTTTATCAGAAAAAGAAAAATGGCGCACCATTTTTGTTTGATGGACCAACAGATGTTCAAGTGCGCCGTATAGAGGATGCAGAGAAGACGGGTTTTATTGCGAGTCATAATGGTTATGTACGCCCCTTTAATTTTATTCATGAGCGTGGTCTTATTTTGGCGACAAATGGAGATATGATCGAAGGTTTTGATCGCTTTTTTATGCCAAAGAAAGGGGGAAAGAGACACAAGAGTGTGCAAAATGAACAAGATCATGTTGCTGTTCGGTTTCATCTTCATCCACAAGTTGAAGTTAACTATGATGGCAAACGTGTGTGTTTAGCTGTAAAGAACGAGAATGTGAAGAGCGAACAAGTATGGTATTTTATATCGCCTGATGCAGATATTTGTCTTGAAGATTCAATTGATTTTGCAGAATTAACAGGTCCACAACGGACACAACAGATTGTTTTATATTTTCGCCCTGCATTTCAGGAAAAAGTTCGTTGGCGTTTTATCCGCAAAGCGTTTGATAAAAAATTAGAACATTGTTCCAACCCATGA
- a CDS encoding carbonic anhydrase yields MARLPERLLSGYQNFINNHFSYKIAHYQQLAIEGQKPEVLVIACCDSRAVPEMIFDAKPGEIFTLRNVANVVPPFSPDDQYHATSAALEYAVQLLEVKHIVVFGHAHCGGVRTALKETCKSLSSNDFIGQWISLLAPAAEIVLNNKSLSCPEKQTALEQLSIRHSLKNLETFPWIKLRKDQGFLTLHGVWFDISSGKLWSMEQETGCFMRVEVDSFEV; encoded by the coding sequence ATGGCGCGCTTACCAGAAAGACTTTTAAGTGGTTACCAAAATTTTATAAACAATCATTTTTCATATAAAATAGCACATTATCAGCAATTGGCGATTGAAGGGCAAAAACCTGAAGTTTTGGTTATTGCTTGTTGTGATTCGCGTGCAGTACCAGAAATGATTTTTGATGCTAAGCCAGGGGAAATTTTCACCTTGCGCAATGTGGCGAATGTGGTTCCTCCTTTTTCTCCTGATGACCAATATCATGCAACATCAGCAGCTCTTGAATATGCTGTGCAATTGCTTGAGGTGAAACACATTGTTGTTTTTGGTCATGCCCATTGTGGAGGCGTTCGTACTGCTCTTAAGGAGACATGTAAATCTTTATCGTCAAATGATTTTATTGGTCAGTGGATAAGTCTTTTAGCACCAGCAGCAGAAATTGTTTTGAATAATAAGTCGCTTTCTTGTCCAGAAAAACAGACGGCATTAGAGCAGCTTTCTATTCGTCATTCGTTGAAAAATTTAGAGACGTTTCCGTGGATAAAGCTTCGCAAAGATCAAGGTTTTTTGACATTGCATGGGGTTTGGTTTGATATCTCTAGCGGAAAATTATGGAGTATGGAACAGGAAACAGGTTGTTTTATGCGTGTTGAAGTTGATAGTTTTGAAGTATAG